The following coding sequences are from one Ficedula albicollis isolate OC2 chromosome 14, FicAlb1.5, whole genome shotgun sequence window:
- the FLII gene encoding protein flightless-1 homolog has translation MVALRRTGVSPWAGRSVSPRQAQPQGGRPRGAPAALGRYRGKGAPLSPLTEGRRHQKRDWHQKRDQKRDRDRDRDQPGPGAAPARPRPALTARPRRGLSQWGRGGYFPEHVKAMTSLRWLKLNRTGLCYLPEELAALQKLEHLSVSHNSLTTLHGELSGLPCLRAIVARANSLKNSGVPDDIFQLDDLSVLDLSYNQLTECPRELENAKNMLVLNLGHNSIDTIPNQLFINLTDLLYLDLSDNKLESLPPQMRRLVHLQTLILNNNPLLHAQLRQLPAMTALQTLHLRNTQRTQSNLPTSLESLVNLADVDLSCNDLSRVPECLYTLGSLRRLNLSSNQITELSLCIDQWTQLETLNLSRNQLTSLPSAICKLTKLKKIYLNSNKLDFDGIPSGIGKLTNLEEFMAANNNLELIPESLCRCSKLRKLVLNKNRLVTLPEAIHFLTDVEILDVRENPSLVMPPKPADRSSEWYNIDFSLQNQLRLAGASPATVAAAAAGSSTRDPLARKMRLRRRKDSAQDDQAKQVLKGMSDVAQEKNKKIEESGEAKAPDLKTRRWDQGLEKPQLDYSEFFSEDVGQLPGLCVWQIENFVPTLVDEAFHGKFYEADCYIVLKTFLDENGSLNWEIYYWIGQEATLDKKACSAIHAVNLRNYLGAECRSIREEMGDESEEFLQVFDNDISYIEGGTASGFFTVEDTQYVTRLYRVYGKKNVKLEPVALKGTSLDPRFVFLLDHGLDLLVWRGSQATLSSTTKARLFAEKINKNERKGKAEITLLTQGQETPEFWDVLGGQPEEIRPCVPDDFQPHKPKLYKVGLGLGYLELPQINYKLSVEHKKRLKADLMPEMRLLQSLLDTKSVYILDCWSDVFIWIGRKSSRLVRAAALKLSQELCTMLHRPKHAMVTRNLEGTECQVFKSKFKNWDDVLRVDYTRNAETVLQDGGLAGKVRKDADKKDQMKADLTALFLPRQPPMPLSEAEQLMEEWNEDLDGMEGFVLEGKKFTRLPEEEFGHFHTHDCYVFLCRYWVPVEYEEDEEKKKKGEGKGEEEGEEEEEEKQPEEDSQCIVYFWQGREASNMGWLTFTFSLQKKFESHFRGKLEVVRMTQQQENPKFLSHFKRRFVIHRGKRKERVSTPQPSLYHIRTNGGALCTRCIQINTDAALLNSEFCFILKVPFESTDNQGIVYTWVGRAADPDEAKLAEDIMNHMFDDSYSKQVINEGEEPENFFWVGIGGQKPYDEDADYMKHSRLFRCSNEKGYFSVSEKCSDFCQDDLADDDIMLLDNGREVYMWVGTQTSQVEIKLSLKACQVYIQHMRSKDPTHPRKLRLVRKGNEPWPFTRCFHAWSVFRKPPT, from the exons ATGGTCGCCCTGCGGAGAACAGGAGTGTCACCCTGGGCTGGAAGATCTGTCTCTCCGCGACAGGCACAGCCGCAGGGCGGGAGG CCGCGCGGGGCACCGGCGGCGCTGGGGCGGTACCGCGGGAAGGGAgcccccctgtccccactgacCGAGGGGAGGCGGCACCAGAAACGGGACTGGCACCAGAAACGGGACCAGAaacgggaccgggaccgggaccgggaccagCCCGGGCCCGGCGCTGCCCCCGCGCGCCCCCGCCCCGCGCTCACCGCGCGCCCCCGGCGCGGCCTCAGCCAATGGGggcgc gGCGGATACTTCCCGGAGCATGTGAAGGCAATGACGAGCCTGCGCTGGCTGAAGCTGAACCGCACGGGGCTCTGTTACCTGCCCGAGGAGCTCGCTGCCCTCCAGAAGCTG GAACACCTCTCCGTGAGTCACAACAGCCTCACCACGCTCCATGGAGAGCTCTCCGGCCTGCCCTGCCTCCGG GCAATTGTGGCTCGTGCAAACAGCCTGAAGAACTCAGGAGTCCCTGATGACATCTTCCAGCTGGATGACCTCTCAGTGCTG GATCTGAGCTACAACCAGCTCACAGAGTgtcccagggagctggagaaTGCCAAGAACATGCTGGTCCTTAACCTTGGCCACAACAG CATCGACACCATCCCCAACCAGCTCTTCATCAACCTGACGGACCTGCTCTACCTGGACCTGAGTGACAACAAGCTGGAGAGTCTCCCACCCCAGATGAGGCGCCTGGTGCACCTGCAGACCCTCATCCTCAACAACAACCCCCTGCTGCACGCACAGCTCCG GCAGCTTCCAGCAATGACGGCCCTGCAGACCCTGCACCTCCGCAACACCCAGCGCACGCAGAGCAACCTGCCCACCAGCCTCGAGAGCCTGGTCAACCTGGCAG ACGTGGATCTGTCCTGCAACGACCTCAGCCGTGTCCCTGAGTGTCTCTacaccctgggcagcctgcgGCGCCTCAACCTCAGCAGCAACCAGATCACAGAGCTGTCCCTCTGCATCGACCAGTGGACCCAGCTGGAGACCCTCAACCTGTCCCGCAACCAGCTCACCTCCCTACCT TCGGCCATCTGTAAGCTGACCAAGCTGAAGAAGATATACCTGAACTCCAACAAGTTGGATTTTGATGGGATCCCCTCAGGCATTGGCAAGCTCACCAACCTCGAGGAGTTCATGGCAGCCAACAACAACCTGGAGCTCATCCCTGAGAGCCTGTGCAG GTGCTCCAAGCTGAGGAAGTTGGTGCTGAACAAGAACCGCCTGGTGACGCTGCCAGAGGCCATCCACTTCCTGACAGATGTGGAG ATCCTGGACGTGCGTGAGAACCCCAGCCTGGTGATGCCCCCGAAGCCGGCGGATCGATCCTCGGAGTGGTACAACATCGACTTCTCCCTGCAGAACCAGCTCCGCCTGGCCGGAGCCTCCCCCGCCACCGtggccgccgccgccgcgg ggagcagcaccagggaccCGCTGGCCCGCAAGATGAGGCTGCGGCGGCGCAAGGACTCTGCCCAGGATGACCAGGCCAAGCAGGTGCTGAAGGGGATGTCAGACGTGGCCCAGGAGAAGAATAAGAAGATAGAG GAGAGTGGGGAGGCGAAGGCGCCAGACCTGAAGACACGGCGCTGGGACCAGGGCCTGGAGAAGCCACAGCTGGACTACTCAGAGTTCTTCAGCGAGGATGTGGGGCAGCTGCCTGGCCTCTGTGTCTGGCAGATCGAGAACTTTGTGCCCACGCTGGTGGACGAGGCTTTCCATGGCAAGTTCTACGAAGCCGACTGCTACATCGTGCTCAAG ACCTTCCTGGATGAGAATGGTTCTCTGAACTGGGAGATCTACTACTGGATCGGGCAGGAGGCCACGCTGGACAAGAAGGCCTGTTCTGCCATCCACGCCGTCAACCTCCGCAACTACCTGGGGGCTGAGTGCCGCAGCATCCGGGAGGAGATGGGCGATGAAAGTGAAGAGTTCCTTCAG gtCTTTGACAATGACATCTCCTACATCGAGGGTGGCACGGCCAGCGGTTTCTTCACTGTTGAGGACACGCAGTATGTCACCAG ACTCTACCGTGTCTATGGGAAGAAGAATGTCAAGCTGGAGCCAGTGGCACTGAAAGGGACATCGCTGGACCCCCG gtttgttttcctcctggaCCATGGTCTCGACCTCCTGGTGTGGCGTGGGAGCCAGGCCACGCTGAGCAGCACCACCAAGGCCAG gctCTTTGCCGAGAAGATCAACAAGAACGAGCGGAAGGGCAAGGCCGAGATCACACTGCTCACCCAGGGGCAAGAGACCCCCGAattctgggatgtgctggggggACAGCCCGAGGAGATCCGACCCTGTGTCCCTGATGACTTCCAGCCCCACAAGCCCAAGCTGTACAAG GTCGGCCTCGGTCTGGGCTACCTGGAGCTTCCCCAGATCAACTACAAGCTCTCTGTGGAGCACAAGAAGAGGCTGAAGGCTGATCTGATGCCAGAGATGCGCCTG ctgcagagcctgctggaCACCAAGAGTGTGTACATCCTGGACTGCTGGTCCGACGTCTTCATCTGGATCGGGAGGAAGTCGTCGCGGCTGGTGCGGGCAGCGGCGCTGAagctgagccaggagctgtgcaccATGCTGCACCGGCCCAAGCACGCCATGGTCACCAGGAACCTGGAGGGCACCGAGTGCCAG GTGTTCAAGTCCAAGTTCAAGAACTGGGATGACGTCCTGCGGGTGGATTACACCCGGAACGCCGAGACGGTGCTGCAGGACGGCGGCCTGGCCGGCAAGGTCCGCAAGGACGCCGACAAGAAGGACCAGATGAAGGCCGACCTCACTGCGCTCTTCCTGCCCCGCCAGCCCCCCATGCCCCTCAGCGAG GCGGAGCAGCTGATGGAGGAGTGGAACGAGGACCTGGATGGCATGGAGGGCTTCGTGCTGGAGGGCAAGAAATTCACCCGCCTGCCTGAGGAGGAGTTTGGCCACTTCCACACCCACGACTGCTACGTCTTCCTGTGCAG GTACTGGGTGCCAGTGGAGTACGAGGaagatgaggagaaaaagaagaagggtGAAGgcaaaggggaagaggagggtgaggaggaagaggaggagaagcagcctgAGGAAGACTCCCAGTGCATCGTCTACTTCTGGCAGGGCCGGGAGGCCTCCAACATGGGCTGGCTCACCTTCACCTTCAGCCTCCAGAAGAAGTTTGAGAGTCACTTCCGTGGCAAGCTGGAG GTGGTGCGCAtgacccagcagcaggagaaccCCAAGTTCCTGTCGCACTTCAAGAGGAGGTTTGTGATCCACCGGGGCAAGCGGAAGGAGCGGGTCAGcaccccccagcccagcctgtaCCACATCCGCACCAACGGCGGCGCCCTCTGCACCAG GTGCATCCAGATCAACACGGACGCTGCTCTGCTCAACTCAGAGTTCTGCTTCATCCTCAAG GTTCCCTTTGAAAGCACGGACAACCAGGGCATTGTCTACACCTGGGTGGGCCGAGCAGCTGACCCTGACGAGGCCAAGCTGGCTGAGGACATCATGAACCACATGTTTGATGATTCTTACAGCAAACAG GTCATCAATGAGGGAGAAGAACCCGAAAACTTCTTCTGGGTGGGCATTGGGGGCCAGAAGCCCTATGATGAAGATGCCGACTACATGAAGCACTCACGGCTCTTCAG ATGCTCCAATGAGAAAGGTTATTTCTCCGTGTCAGAAAAGTGCTCGGATTTCTGCCAGGATGACCTGGCTGATGATGACATCATGCTGCTGGACAATGGGCGGGAG GTCTACATGTGGGTAGGCACCCAGACCAGCCAGGTGGAGATCAAGCTGAGCCTCAAGGCGTGCCAG GTGTACATCCAGCACATGCGCTCCAAGGACCCCACACACCCCCGCAAGCTGCGGCTGGTGCGGAAAGGCAACGAGCCCTGGCCCTTCACCCGCTGCTTCCACGCCTGGAGTGTGTTCCGCAAGCCGCCCACCTAA
- the LLGL1 gene encoding lethal(2) giant larvae protein homolog 1 isoform X2 encodes MAIGTKAGAVKLYGAPGVELTGLHKETATVTQLHFLPGQGWLLSLLDDNTLHLWEVCQKEGCSHLEETRSFGLPGRPGCSPGITRVTVVLPMAAGATVCLGTEGGAVYFVTLPTLTLLEDKTLFPDEILQSVPDEYRCGKALGPVESIQEHPRSGSQLLIGYSRGLVVLWEQSTRAVQHLFLGNQQLESLAWEQSGKSIVSSHSDGGYMVWAVSGTGQRTQQPAMSTIPYGPFPCKAISKILWRTCESGNPFIIFSGGMPRASYGDRHCVSVLQGQTLATLDFTSRVIDFFTVQSAEVPEGGFENPRALVVLVEEELVAIDLQTPGWPTIPAPYLAPLHSSAITCSCHVSNVPLKLWERIVSVGEQQSPRQSSAAWPIDGGKNLAQEPTQRGLLLTGHEDGTVRFWDASGVSLKPLYKLGTANIFQTDCEHNDSLNQAGEEEWPPFRKVGCFDPYSDDPRLGVQKIALCKYTAKMVVAGTAGQVLVMELSDEKSEHAVSVATVDLLQDREGFTWKGHDRLAPRNGPLHFPPGFQPSVLVQCVPPAAVTAVTLHSEWNLVAFGTSHGFGLFDYYRRNPVLARCTLHPNDSLAMEGPLSRVKSLKKSLRQSFRRIRKSRVSGKKRLNASSPSSKVQEANAQLAEQAGPPEVEMTPVQRRIEPRSADDSLSGVVRCLYFADTFLRDAAHHGPTMWAGTNSGSVFAYALEVPSQEKFSERAVEAVLGKEIQLMHRAPVVAIAVLDGRGNPLPEPYEVSRDLAKAPDMQGSHSMLISSEEQFKVFTLPKVSAKTKFKLTAHEGCRVRKVALVSLASAGSEERLENCLACLTNLGDIHIFTVPSLRPQVHYSCIRKEDISGIASCVFTKHGQGFYLISPSEFERFSLSARNVTEPLCRLEVARLQDTSCLSNSSTVTPKLPQANGTHVPRSSEGQHSPSDSDRSPVEHPAAFSPGPIDSPNSSMENPLDITGDITVEEVKDFLASSEEAEQNLRNASEDEARPTGILIK; translated from the exons ATATGGTGCACCAGGTGTGGAGCTGACAGGCCTGCACAAGGAGACAGCCACTGTCACACAGCTGCACTTCCTTCCCGGCCAG ggctggctcctgtCGCTGCTGGATGACAACACGCTGCACCTGTGGGAGGTGTGCCAGAAGGagggctgctcccacctggaGGAGACCCGCAGCTTCGGCCTCCCGGGCCGCCCAGG ctgctcccctggcatCACACGGGTGACGGTGGTCCTGCCGATGGCTGCTGGTGCCACGGTCTGCCTGGGCACTGAGGGTGGTGCCGTGTACTTTGTCACCCTGCCCACCTTGACACTGCTGGAGGACAAAACCCTGTTCCCAGATGAGATCCTGCAGAG TGTCCCCGATGAGTACCGCTGCGGGAAGGCGCTGGGGCCCGTGGAATCCATCCAGGAGCACCCACGCAGCGGCAGCCAGCTCCTGATCGGCTACAGCCGGGGGCTGGTGgtcctgtgggagcagagcactcGTGCTGTCCAGCATCTCTTCCTGGGGAACCAG cagctggagagcctGGCCTGGGAGCAGAGCGGGAAGAGCATCGTCAGCTCCCACAGCGATGGGGGGTACATGGTGTGGGCAGTGAGCGGCACCGGCCAGAGGACCCAGCAGCCTGCCATGTCCACCATCCCCTACG GGCCGTTCCCTTGCAAAGCCATCAGCAAAATCCTCTGGCGAACCTGCGAGTCGGG GAACCCCTTCATCATCTTCAGTGGGGGGATGCCACGGGCCAGCTACGGTGACAGGCACTGTGTCAGCGTGCTGCAGGGCCAGACCCTGGCCACGCTCGACTTCACCTCCCGTGTCATTGACTTCTTCACTGTGCAGAGCGCAGAGGTGCCCGAGGGAG gcttTGAGAACCCCCGAGCCCTCGTGGTGCtggtggaggaggagctggtggcCATTGACCTGCAGACGCCAGGCTGGCCCACCATCCCTGCCCCGTACCTGGCACCTCTGCACTCCTCTGCCATCACCTGCTCCTGCCATGTCTCCAATGTGCCCCTCAAGCTCTGGGAGAGAATCGTCAGTGTGGGCGAGCAGCAGAGCCCCCGGCAATCCTCTGCG gCTTGGCCCATTGATGGAGGAAAGAACCTGGCCCAGGAGCCCACGCAGAGGGGGCTTCTCCTCACTGG GCACGAGGACGGCACGGTGCGGTTCTGGGACGCCTCAGGGGTCTCCCTGAAGCCCCTCTACAAGCTGGGCACCGCCAACATCTTCCAGACAGACTGTGAGCACAACGACAGCCTCAACCAGGCGGGCGAGGAGGAGTGGCCTCCGTTCCGCAAG GTGGGCTGCTTTGATCCCTACAGCGATGACCCGCGCCTGGGCGTGCAGAAGATTGCGCTCTGCAAGTACACGGCCAAGATGGTGGTGGCTGGCACGGCGGGGCAG gtgctggtgaTGGAGCTGAGCGACGAGAAGTCAGAGCATGCAGTCAGCGTGGCCACCGTGGATCTGCTGCAGGACCGTGAGGGCTTCACCTGGAAGGGCCACGACCGGCTGGCCCCCCGGAACGGGCCCCTCCATTTCCCCCCCGGCTTCCAGCCCAGCGTGCTGGTGCAGTGCGTGCCCCCCGCCGCCGTCACCGCCGTCACCCTCCACTCCGAGTGGAACCTCGTGGCCTTCGGCACCAGCCACGGCTTTGGGCTCTTCGACTACTACCGGCGCAACCCCGTGCTGGCCAG GTGTACGCTGCACCCCAACGACTCGCTGGCCATGGAGGGGCCCCTGTCCCGCGTGAAATCCCTCAAGAAGTCGCTGCGCCAGTCCTTCCGCCGCATCCGCAAGAGCCGCGTGTCGGGCAAGAAGAGGCTCAACgccagcagcccctccagcaAG GTGCAGGAGGCCAACGCGCAGCTGGCGGAGCAGGCGGGGCCCCCCGAGGTGGAGATGACGCCGGTGCAGCGGCGCATCGAGCCTCGCTCCGCCGACGATTCGCTCTCGGGGGTCGTGCGGTGCCTCTACTTCGCCGACACCTTCCTCCGTGACG CCGCCCACCACGGCCCCACCATGTGGGCAGGGACCAACTCCGGGTCGGTGTTCGCCTACGCCCTGGAGGTGCCGTCGCAGGAGAAGTTCTCGGAGCGGGCGGTGGAGGcggtgctggggaaggagatcCAGCTGATGCACCGGGCGCCGGTGGTGGCCATCGCGGTGCTGGACGGGCGGGGGAACCCCCTGCCCGAGCCCTATGAGGTGTCTCGGGACCTGGCCAAGGCCCCTGACATGCAGGGCAGCCACTCCATGCTCATCTCGTCTGAGGAACAGTTCAAG gtGTTCACGCTGCCCAAAGTGAGTGCCAAGACCAAGTTCAAGCTGACAGCACACGAGGGCTGCCGGGTGCGGAAGGTGGCCCTGGTGAGCCTGGCCAGTGCTGGCTCTGAGGAGCGGCTGGAAAACTGCCTGGCCTGTCTCACCAACCTGGGGGACATCCACATCTTCACCGTGCCCAGCCTGCGGCCCCAGGTCCACTACAGCTGCATCCGTAAGGAGGACATCAGTGGCATTGCCTCCTGTGTCTTCACCAAGCATGGGCAAG GTTTCTACCTAATTTCACCATCCGAGTTCGAGCGCTTCTCGCTGAGCGCCAGGAATGTGACAGAGCCACTGTGCCGGCTGGAGGTCGCCCGGCTCCAGGACACCTCCTGCCTCAG CAACAGCTCAACGGTGACGCCGAAGCTGCCCCAGGCGAACGGCACCCACGTCCCGCGCAGCTCCGAGGGCCAGCACTCGCCCTCGGACAGCGACC GGTCCCCTGTGGAGCACCCGGCTGCCTTCTCGCCCGGCCCCATCGACTCCCCCAACAGCAGCATGGAGAACCCGCTGGACATCACCGGGGACATCACCGTGGAGGAAGTGAAGGATTTCCTGGC gtcCTCGGAGGAAGCGGAGCAGAACCTGAGGAACGCCAGCGAGGATGAGGCGCGGCCCACGGGGATCCTCATCAAGTGA
- the LLGL1 gene encoding lethal(2) giant larvae protein homolog 1 isoform X1 yields the protein MAIGTKAGAVKLYGAPGVELTGLHKETATVTQLHFLPGQGWLLSLLDDNTLHLWEVCQKEGCSHLEETRSFGLPGRPGSGSANCSPGITRVTVVLPMAAGATVCLGTEGGAVYFVTLPTLTLLEDKTLFPDEILQSVPDEYRCGKALGPVESIQEHPRSGSQLLIGYSRGLVVLWEQSTRAVQHLFLGNQQLESLAWEQSGKSIVSSHSDGGYMVWAVSGTGQRTQQPAMSTIPYGPFPCKAISKILWRTCESGNPFIIFSGGMPRASYGDRHCVSVLQGQTLATLDFTSRVIDFFTVQSAEVPEGGFENPRALVVLVEEELVAIDLQTPGWPTIPAPYLAPLHSSAITCSCHVSNVPLKLWERIVSVGEQQSPRQSSAAWPIDGGKNLAQEPTQRGLLLTGHEDGTVRFWDASGVSLKPLYKLGTANIFQTDCEHNDSLNQAGEEEWPPFRKVGCFDPYSDDPRLGVQKIALCKYTAKMVVAGTAGQVLVMELSDEKSEHAVSVATVDLLQDREGFTWKGHDRLAPRNGPLHFPPGFQPSVLVQCVPPAAVTAVTLHSEWNLVAFGTSHGFGLFDYYRRNPVLARCTLHPNDSLAMEGPLSRVKSLKKSLRQSFRRIRKSRVSGKKRLNASSPSSKVQEANAQLAEQAGPPEVEMTPVQRRIEPRSADDSLSGVVRCLYFADTFLRDAAHHGPTMWAGTNSGSVFAYALEVPSQEKFSERAVEAVLGKEIQLMHRAPVVAIAVLDGRGNPLPEPYEVSRDLAKAPDMQGSHSMLISSEEQFKVFTLPKVSAKTKFKLTAHEGCRVRKVALVSLASAGSEERLENCLACLTNLGDIHIFTVPSLRPQVHYSCIRKEDISGIASCVFTKHGQGFYLISPSEFERFSLSARNVTEPLCRLEVARLQDTSCLSNSSTVTPKLPQANGTHVPRSSEGQHSPSDSDRSPVEHPAAFSPGPIDSPNSSMENPLDITGDITVEEVKDFLASSEEAEQNLRNASEDEARPTGILIK from the exons ATATGGTGCACCAGGTGTGGAGCTGACAGGCCTGCACAAGGAGACAGCCACTGTCACACAGCTGCACTTCCTTCCCGGCCAG ggctggctcctgtCGCTGCTGGATGACAACACGCTGCACCTGTGGGAGGTGTGCCAGAAGGagggctgctcccacctggaGGAGACCCGCAGCTTCGGCCTCCCGGGCCGCCCAGGGTCCGGCAGCGCTAA ctgctcccctggcatCACACGGGTGACGGTGGTCCTGCCGATGGCTGCTGGTGCCACGGTCTGCCTGGGCACTGAGGGTGGTGCCGTGTACTTTGTCACCCTGCCCACCTTGACACTGCTGGAGGACAAAACCCTGTTCCCAGATGAGATCCTGCAGAG TGTCCCCGATGAGTACCGCTGCGGGAAGGCGCTGGGGCCCGTGGAATCCATCCAGGAGCACCCACGCAGCGGCAGCCAGCTCCTGATCGGCTACAGCCGGGGGCTGGTGgtcctgtgggagcagagcactcGTGCTGTCCAGCATCTCTTCCTGGGGAACCAG cagctggagagcctGGCCTGGGAGCAGAGCGGGAAGAGCATCGTCAGCTCCCACAGCGATGGGGGGTACATGGTGTGGGCAGTGAGCGGCACCGGCCAGAGGACCCAGCAGCCTGCCATGTCCACCATCCCCTACG GGCCGTTCCCTTGCAAAGCCATCAGCAAAATCCTCTGGCGAACCTGCGAGTCGGG GAACCCCTTCATCATCTTCAGTGGGGGGATGCCACGGGCCAGCTACGGTGACAGGCACTGTGTCAGCGTGCTGCAGGGCCAGACCCTGGCCACGCTCGACTTCACCTCCCGTGTCATTGACTTCTTCACTGTGCAGAGCGCAGAGGTGCCCGAGGGAG gcttTGAGAACCCCCGAGCCCTCGTGGTGCtggtggaggaggagctggtggcCATTGACCTGCAGACGCCAGGCTGGCCCACCATCCCTGCCCCGTACCTGGCACCTCTGCACTCCTCTGCCATCACCTGCTCCTGCCATGTCTCCAATGTGCCCCTCAAGCTCTGGGAGAGAATCGTCAGTGTGGGCGAGCAGCAGAGCCCCCGGCAATCCTCTGCG gCTTGGCCCATTGATGGAGGAAAGAACCTGGCCCAGGAGCCCACGCAGAGGGGGCTTCTCCTCACTGG GCACGAGGACGGCACGGTGCGGTTCTGGGACGCCTCAGGGGTCTCCCTGAAGCCCCTCTACAAGCTGGGCACCGCCAACATCTTCCAGACAGACTGTGAGCACAACGACAGCCTCAACCAGGCGGGCGAGGAGGAGTGGCCTCCGTTCCGCAAG GTGGGCTGCTTTGATCCCTACAGCGATGACCCGCGCCTGGGCGTGCAGAAGATTGCGCTCTGCAAGTACACGGCCAAGATGGTGGTGGCTGGCACGGCGGGGCAG gtgctggtgaTGGAGCTGAGCGACGAGAAGTCAGAGCATGCAGTCAGCGTGGCCACCGTGGATCTGCTGCAGGACCGTGAGGGCTTCACCTGGAAGGGCCACGACCGGCTGGCCCCCCGGAACGGGCCCCTCCATTTCCCCCCCGGCTTCCAGCCCAGCGTGCTGGTGCAGTGCGTGCCCCCCGCCGCCGTCACCGCCGTCACCCTCCACTCCGAGTGGAACCTCGTGGCCTTCGGCACCAGCCACGGCTTTGGGCTCTTCGACTACTACCGGCGCAACCCCGTGCTGGCCAG GTGTACGCTGCACCCCAACGACTCGCTGGCCATGGAGGGGCCCCTGTCCCGCGTGAAATCCCTCAAGAAGTCGCTGCGCCAGTCCTTCCGCCGCATCCGCAAGAGCCGCGTGTCGGGCAAGAAGAGGCTCAACgccagcagcccctccagcaAG GTGCAGGAGGCCAACGCGCAGCTGGCGGAGCAGGCGGGGCCCCCCGAGGTGGAGATGACGCCGGTGCAGCGGCGCATCGAGCCTCGCTCCGCCGACGATTCGCTCTCGGGGGTCGTGCGGTGCCTCTACTTCGCCGACACCTTCCTCCGTGACG CCGCCCACCACGGCCCCACCATGTGGGCAGGGACCAACTCCGGGTCGGTGTTCGCCTACGCCCTGGAGGTGCCGTCGCAGGAGAAGTTCTCGGAGCGGGCGGTGGAGGcggtgctggggaaggagatcCAGCTGATGCACCGGGCGCCGGTGGTGGCCATCGCGGTGCTGGACGGGCGGGGGAACCCCCTGCCCGAGCCCTATGAGGTGTCTCGGGACCTGGCCAAGGCCCCTGACATGCAGGGCAGCCACTCCATGCTCATCTCGTCTGAGGAACAGTTCAAG gtGTTCACGCTGCCCAAAGTGAGTGCCAAGACCAAGTTCAAGCTGACAGCACACGAGGGCTGCCGGGTGCGGAAGGTGGCCCTGGTGAGCCTGGCCAGTGCTGGCTCTGAGGAGCGGCTGGAAAACTGCCTGGCCTGTCTCACCAACCTGGGGGACATCCACATCTTCACCGTGCCCAGCCTGCGGCCCCAGGTCCACTACAGCTGCATCCGTAAGGAGGACATCAGTGGCATTGCCTCCTGTGTCTTCACCAAGCATGGGCAAG GTTTCTACCTAATTTCACCATCCGAGTTCGAGCGCTTCTCGCTGAGCGCCAGGAATGTGACAGAGCCACTGTGCCGGCTGGAGGTCGCCCGGCTCCAGGACACCTCCTGCCTCAG CAACAGCTCAACGGTGACGCCGAAGCTGCCCCAGGCGAACGGCACCCACGTCCCGCGCAGCTCCGAGGGCCAGCACTCGCCCTCGGACAGCGACC GGTCCCCTGTGGAGCACCCGGCTGCCTTCTCGCCCGGCCCCATCGACTCCCCCAACAGCAGCATGGAGAACCCGCTGGACATCACCGGGGACATCACCGTGGAGGAAGTGAAGGATTTCCTGGC gtcCTCGGAGGAAGCGGAGCAGAACCTGAGGAACGCCAGCGAGGATGAGGCGCGGCCCACGGGGATCCTCATCAAGTGA